The following proteins come from a genomic window of Mauremys mutica isolate MM-2020 ecotype Southern chromosome 7, ASM2049712v1, whole genome shotgun sequence:
- the MARVELD1 gene encoding MARVEL domain-containing protein 1, whose protein sequence is MPPPAPPAAPPPGPPARGPLSLHRPFLRSPLAPLRLGQLLLGAACWGTVAAHKYEGAAHFALFAAVLAWLLALAVAGLSLLGRWALVPLLGARWLLANAAQDLLLGAGLYAAAAGVMGHKAERHSYCNLRGYSQPCPYRAYLAAAACAALAAALHLLSGLYCLARRCRGHRDIV, encoded by the coding sequence ATGCCCCCGCCCGcgccccccgccgcgccgccgcCCGGGCCGCCCGCCCGCGGGCCGCTGAGCCTGCACCGGCCCTTCCTGCGCAGCCCGCTGGCCCCGCTGCgcctggggcagctgctcctgggCGCCGCCTGCTGGGGGACGGTGGCGGCCCACAAGTACGAGGGGGCGGCGCACTTCGCGCTCTTCGCCGCCGTGCTGGCCTGGCTGCTGGCGCTGGCGGTCGCCGGGCTCAGCCTGCTGGGGCGCTGGGCTCTGGTGCCGCTGCTGGGCGCCCGCTGGCTGCTGGCCAACGCGGCGCAGGACCTGCTGCTGGGCGCCGGGCTGTACGCGGCGGCCGCGGGCGTCATGGGCCACAAGGCGGAGCGCCACAGCTACTGCAACCTGCGCGGCTACAGCCAGCCCTGCCCGTACCGCGCCTACCTGGCCGCCGCCGCCTGCGCCGCCCTGGCCGCCGCCCTGCACCTGCTCTCGGGCCTCTACTGCCTGGCGCGCCGCTGCCGGGGCCACCGCGACATCGTCTGA